AATGGCCACCGTTGATGGGTGGAGGAACGGGCGGGACTGCATTACGATACCCGCACTTCGAATTCATCCATTAGAACTGCAAGTGGAACGGCCATGCACGCCAAGATTGTTTTGCTTCCCGGTGACGGGATTGGACCAGAGATTATCACCCAGGGTCAGCGGGTTCTCGAAACCGTTGCCCAAAAGTTCGGGCACCAGTTCGATTTTGCCTCCGCGATGATTGGCGGCTGTGCAATTGACGAAACAGGCGACCCGCTGCCAGAAGACACCGTTAAGCTGTGCCAAGATTCCGCCGCGATTTTGCTGGGTGCAGTCGGCGGACCGAAATGGGACGATCCGAATGCGAAAACGCGTCCGGAGAAGGGGCTTCTCGGAATCCGGAAGGCACTCGACCTCTTCGCGAATTTGCGACCGATTCAGTGTCATCCGCAATTGATCTCCGCATCACCGTTGCGACAGGACATCATCGACGGAACCGACATTCTCTTCGTTCGGGAATTGACTGGCGGGATCTATTTCGGCGATTCCGGCCGATCAACAACCGATGGCGTGGAATCCGCGACGCAATCCATGGTGTATTCCGTGCCGGAAGTCGAACGGGTCGTTCGGATTGCCGGTGAAGCCGCCCGGAAACGGCGTGGCAAAGTTACGAGTGTCGACAAGGCCAACGTGCTCGAACCGTCCCGCCTCTGGCGGAGTGTCGCTGAACGGGTGATGCGTGAAGAGTTCCCTGAGTTGGAATACGAAGTCGTCTTGGTCGATGCGATGGCAATGCACCTGCTTTCGCGTCCGAGAGATTTCGATGTCGTCGTGACCGGAAATATGTTCGGTGATATCCTCACCGACGAAGCGTCGATGCTCCCGGGTTCACTGGGACTGCTACCATCGGCCTCGGTTGGCGCAAGCGGACCGGGCTTGTATGAACCCATTCACGGGTCGGCTCCGGATATCGCTGGCCAGAACATCGCCAATCCGCTCGCGACCATTCTCGCCAGTGCCATGTTGCTTCGTCACTCGCTCGAACTCGGAGAAGAAGCCACCGCGATCGAAACCGCTGTTTCCAAGGTTCTCGACAATGGCTTGCGAACTCGCGACATTGCCGCCGGTGGTGATGCCGTAAGCACAACGGAAATGGGTGAGGCAGTCGTCAATGAATTAAACGCCGCGTGATTCCCAAGCGGAATCAACGCGACGTCTATTCGGATCAAAAACTGTTCGACAAATTAGATGCGGTCGGCGGCTTCTTGAGGTTTGAGAAGTCGTCCGGCCAATTTTTCAATCAGTCGGTACATCAAGACCAACGACTCCTCTGCTTCCGCAGTTGTCATCGTCAACGGTGGGCTGACTCGCAGCACATTCCCCGCGAGCGGGCCAAGCAAGTGAATGCCGTCGGATTCGGAACCGAGGTAACAGGTTTCGACAATCGCATTGGCGACTTCGTGAGAGTCCATCTCACCGACCGCCGCACATTCGATTCCGAAGACCATTCCCTCGCCGCGAACCTTTGAGATGAGTTTCGTCTTCTTCAACCGATCGAGACCGGTCATGAAGATTTCCGAGAGCCGTGCGGAATGCTTGATGACATCCGTGGTTTCGAACTCATCCAGCGTGGCCAGCACGGCCGCCGATGCTATCGGATTGGCACTCCAAGTATCCGACGTAGCACCGTACTTCATTCCGTTCAGGATATCGCCACGACCAACGACCGCAGAAACCGGCACACCATTCCCGAGTCCTTTCCCGAGACAGACGAAATCCGGTTCAACGCCGTACTTGTCGAAGGCATACAGTGAGCCAGTTCGTCCGAAGTTCGCTTGAACTTCATCGAGGATGAGCATGATGTCGTGTTGCCGACAGAAGTTCTCCAGCAAATGCAAGTACGCGGCAGGTGGATGATAACTTCCGCCACCACCAAGATACGGCTCGGTGATCAAACAGTTGATGCGTTCGCTGTACCGGGCCCACATCGACTTCAACTCGGCTTCGTATTCGCTGAGATCGAGGTCTTCATCGCGACGGCTCACGTCGTCGATCTCTTGCATCGGGAAGCTGATGAATTTGACGCGTGGATCGCGATCGGCATCTTGCTCTGAACCGGTTACGGCTCCCGCGAGACCTTTCTTGCCGTGGAAACCGTGACGAGTTGCCAGGATGATGTCACGATCTGGGTCACGAGCCAAACACGCCCACAACGCTTTTTGCACGGCTTCCGACCCCGAGGCAGCCCAGGCGACGGTGTCGAGTCGTCGTCCGCCACGGAATGACTGCACACTGCGAAGCAACCGCTGCACAGCATTCGCTTCGACTTCCGTCACGGCGTTGTATGCGGTCATCGTGACGGCTTCGAAGTAATCATCTTGACCGCTTGGGCTTTCTTCGCTGGTGCCAGTGAGGTGTTCCGGCTTCCAACCCATGTAGTCTGCAAAGCGTTTCATCCAGCTTCGGGGATTGTGCCCCAAATTCGCGACCAATACGCCCGATGTGAAATCGTAAAGCCGTCGGCCTTCCGGAGTCCAATGGAAGACACCAGCCGATTTCGCTAGCACCGCTTGGCTCGGTGTGTAAGTCCGCAAAGACGGCGGCTCTTGCCGAGCAATAATCCGACGGGCAGCATTAGAACGATCTTCGGCGGGAAACTCGATGGAATGCGTCATGAAGGCACCTGATTGGAAGGAAAACAACAGCTAGACAAAACGGTTGAGGTAGGCATTGACTGGGTCTTCCACACGACAAGCTGTTCACTCAAGGCAATCCTTTTGTGAAAGTCAGACCGGCCGATGGAATGAACCAGCCGTGATCAAACTTTTGGCTCGTACAGAACTTCAACTTCGCTCGACCCGGGACGGTACAACACGAGTCCTCCTTGAGCATCATTGACGCGAACCACACAATCCGGTTCGCCTGCGGAATGATGTTCCAAAATGGCTTCGAGTGCTTGCACCGCCGCAACGGTTTGTCGATCGGCAGATAAATCGTTGTATGTCAGTTGACGCATCTCATTGAGGCGTTCCGTACGGTTTTCTGCGGAACCACCAAATTCCACATATCCAACTTCTCTCGCGAAACGCTCGATCACTTCCACACCGTAACCACGTTGCGAGCGTTCGCCCCACGGCTCGACAACCGGAGCGTTGTAATGATTATTGATTGAGTTCTTCACCGTGAACGGTGTCTTGTCTTCAACGGTGCATTCCACACCGCGTTTACGACTATGCCCGTTCCACAGCCCGTTATCGAAACGGAATTGAACTTCCTGCTCGACATAGCCAGGGAAGTTGTCGGGAGTCACCCAAGAAGTGTGAATATCGAAGGCGGCTTCGCGACCGTCGTCGTATTCATAAACCATCCGCATTTGCACACTGTCCCAGGTCGGGCTGTCCTTTGGAGCCACGATCCCTTTCTGACCGGTTGCGGTGATCGTTTTCAATCGCCCACCGAAGGTGAAGTCGATCAGCTTGATGTAATGGACCGCGACATACGTGCCCGGGTTTCGCCCCGTAATCCATTCCGAAAACTGATCGCCAGAAATCTGCTTCGGTTCCAGGAGCGTGCAGTACCCGGTGTTCACATGATTGAGCACACCATCGACAACAAATGTCCGCAGTTTCTTGTGATCGGGGTCGAGCAGCTTGTGATAGACGGCTTTCGCAAGAACGCCTCGTTCCTGTGCCAGCCCGACCAAATCGTCGAGTTCTTGCAACTTCAGGACGGACGGTTTTTCGACCAAAAGGTGCTTTCCACTTTCCAAGACCTGCTTGGCGGCGGAATAATGGCGATCGTCCGGTGTGGCCACACAGGCGAAGTCCACGCCGGTTTCGATCATCTCCGAAACACCGTTATCGCCAGTGAAACTTTGAAATGATGCCAACTCAGCCGGTGCTGATTTTCGATAGCGTTCCGCCCGAGACCCCGTTCGGGTCGCAACGGAATGCAGTTGGCAATCAATCGCACCGAAACGCCGGTCGTAAAGCCGGTCTGACGCGGCCCGCTCAAAGAACGGTCGATAGGTTTCGTCGAAAATCATGCCCATGCCGACCATGCCGGCACGTAACAAAGGAGAAGAATTCTGGCCCGCGTTGTCTGTCATGTCACCTTAAACCGATCAACAAGTGGGTTCACTTTTATATGTTAAGAAGGAGAGCGAATTGAGTTATTTATCAAAAAGTGGACACAAGAACCTTGCATGAGTCCTTGTTGCTAAGCGAAAGTGTATGCACCTTAAATCCCCATGCGATTGCTGTCAACTACCAATTTTCTACGAAATCTTCGACGACCCAAGATCTCACGACCATGACTGCATCCGATGACGCTTCTCTCGTTGATGACGTGTACCATCAAATTCTGTTACGAATCGTCCACCAGGACCTACCGGGAGGGACCGAGTTGAAGTCAACTCGGTTGGCTGCCGATATGGGTGTGAGCCGCACGCCTGTCGTTCAGGCATTGGGGCGATTGGCGGCCGATGGCATTGTGATGCAGCAGCGGAATCACCGGGCCGTCGTCCGTGAGAACGCGGAGAACTGGCTGGTCGAACTGCACGAATTGCGGTTGTTGCTCGAACCCGCGGCGGCGGCACGAGCGGCGACTCGCATTCCGGATTCCGTGCTCGAAGAACTGGAAGAACTCGCCAACGCGATCAGCCCGGATGACGATCCCAGCTGGATGCAGAAATCCCGCGAGTTCGATTATGCAATTCACCACGCGGTCGCGGAGTACGCCGACAACCTCCCGCTTTGTGAAGCGATTCGCAAATGTTGGAGCTTCAAACGCCTCTCATACGATGCCGGTCAAGACACGGAAGAAACACTCCGCAACGGCTACGTTGACCATCTACACATTCTGAAGGCGTTCCGTCTTCGCAATCCCGACATGGCTGAAGCGGCCATGCGTTGGCACTTGCAACATGCCGCCAGTTGGGGAGCGGGAAGCCGGATCGTTTAAGGGCTGTTTCCCGAAATCATTTTCGGGGCCGACAGAAACTCGGCGGACACGAGAATTCGGAACGCTCTTGTCGCCAGTCAAAACATGGCCAATACCGCGTGGCAATTTTTTTCAGTCCCACAACGACACGAACACCTCACACGAAGTTGCATTTCAACTTCCTACCCTTGAATCTCTGGACGTCGCGTTCAAGAATGGCCGGAGATTTCTCAAACTGAACAACGAAAAGGCAAACAATCCATGTCGTCCCGTCCGCAAGTCATCCTCAGTGCTTTCGCCGATGAAGCTGCCAATCACAAGACCGCGATCGAGCAATTCGTCGCGCTCTCCGCGATTGGGTTGAGTTACTACAGCCCACGTTTTCTCGACGTTCACGGCAACGGCGAAGTCAAGCACGTTGTGGAATTAAACGACGATGACCTGACCACACTCAAGACGCTCCACGATGAATTCGGGATGAAAGTCACGAGCATCGGCTCACGAATCGGCAAGGTCAAACTACTGGATCAAGAAGATGGTTCGCACAACAAATTTGTGCCGTTCCAAGAATATCTCGATGGTGAAGTGGCCGCGACGATTCGTGTGGCGGTCGCACTCGAAACCAAGCTGATTCGCGGTTTTTCCTTCTATCACCCACAAGGAGATGACCCAGCGAAGTATCTCGACAAGGCCACTGAACAACTGACGGAGATTGTCAATCGGTGTGCCAGCGAGGGGTTGATCTACGGGTTGGAAATCGAGCCAAACCTCATCGGTGAAACCGGACAACTCCTCGAGGAACTCCACAAGCGAGTCAACCACGACAACATGGTTTTGATCTTCGACGGCGGGAACGTGGCCGCTCAAGACAAAAACCCGCTGACTTGCTACGACGAATACACCGCGATGCGAGACGGCTTGGGTTGGATGCACATCAAAGACTACGCTCGTGATCCTGGTCACACTTGGATGGGTGATCGGGATGCTTCGGTGATCAACGAAGACAAGCTCAAGAACTTCGTCCCCGCTAACATCGGCGATTCCGGTCACGAAATGGTGCTGCGGGATCTGAAACGTCACTTGCCCGCCCTTACGGAACGCATGCAGAAACTTGGTGTGCCGGGTTTCTTCTTGGAAGTCGAACCGCACTTGAAAGGCGGCGGACAATTCGGCGGATTCAGCGGACCAGACGGCACCGGCGTCGCCGTTCGTGCCCTGTGTGAAGTGCTCGATTATGTCGGCATTGACTACAAACTGCGTGACTTCGATGACATCCGCGCAGCTCGCGGGTTTTGATCGGAACGGTTAGATTGCCTTCGTACGCTGCAAGGGAACACAGAATGGCCGGTTATTTTCTCTATACGCTCGACCATAATGTGTTCAGCGATTTGACCATGAACCCCACCCGGGAACATGGTCAAATCTTCGTGGACTATCTGTTCGCGGAGTTCGAAGATCTCAAGGAAGAATTTGAAGCCGAGGATAGCGTTTGGCCTTCGGACAAAGACGCCTTGATTGCGAAGATTGTCGAACGGCTCGCGTCGCCGGACTGGTACTCCGATTTGAGTTACGAAGATGCCTGCATCTGGGACACAATCATCGGCTTGCTTGATGACGAACCCGGCGAACAACTTGGCATCGACTTTCAATGTTCGGATTACGAAAGCATCTATTGGGACTGTGCCGATATCGCAGCGGAACAAGGCGCGACGATGATGGCGGAACCGAAATTCGGCAACGCTGGCTTTCGATACTTCGGGAAGCCGGAATCTGATTGGAATCCGTTTCCGATGTACTCGTTCTATTTGCCAGAGAAATCTCGGGAATTGCTGGCTCAACTGAAACAGGTCGAACCGCACTTTCGGTCGCTTTCTCAAGATGAAGGCGAGCCCGGCGAGCAATTCTTTAAAGGTTTGTTACCGGTCGTGGAATCGGTGGTGGAAAAGAACCGCGTCTTGTGGGTTCAAACCGACACATGATCGACGCAACGTCGGAGCAATTGATGAGTGAATTTAATTTCGCAGCGGTTCAAGAGTTGATCCAATGTCCGGCTTCCGGCGCGGCGTTGCTGACGACCGGTGATGCACTCATCAGCACCGATCCCGAACAGCGTTTGCGTTATGCCATCGTGAACGGCATCCCCAACCTCATTGTCGAGGATGCCGAATCGATGCCGCTTGCCGACTGGCAAGACTTCATGCGACAATCCCATCGCGACCCGGAATCGGGTCAGCTACTCGACAGCAATGCGAGTTGACCGACAGCATAGTTCCAAGGAGTACCGCAATGCGATTCCGTCATTTCCTGGCAATTACCGGATGTTCCTTGGCGTTCCTTGTCGGTCCAGAATTGGTCGCCGCGGACGAAAAGCCAACGGAATCCGCCAGTGAATCGCGGTATGAAACGCGATTGCGTCACGACCCGAACGGCATTGGGAAGTTCTACATGGGTCGCGAAATTGCCCGTGTGATGGGGTGGCAAGCGGCTCCGTGGTTGGAACGGCCGGAACGCGAGAAGGAAGAGAAACTCTCGTCGCTGGTGAAGTCACTCGAAATCAAACCAGGAATGACGGTCGCGGATATCGGTGCGGGAAGCGGTGTCATCTCAGCCATGATGGCCAAAGCGGTCGGTGAAAACGGCACCGTATTGGCCGTCGATATTCAGGATGAGATGCTTAGTCTACTCGACAAGAAAATGAAAGCTCGTGGCATCATGAATGTGACGCCCGTGCTAGGAACCGAGAAGGATCCGAATCTCAAGCCAAACACTGTCGACTTGGCGTTCATGGTCGACGTGTACCATGAATTCGCGTTCCCTTACGAGATGACAGCCAAACTTGCGAAGGCTCTCAAACCGGGTGGGCGATTGGTGTGGGTCGAGTACCGCAAGGAAGATCCGAAGGTGCGGCGGATGATCAAACTCGTCCACACCATGACCGAGGCCCAAGTCAAGAAGGAAGCCTCGCAGCCGGAATTTGGTCTCAAATGGAAAGAGACAATCGACGTTTTGCCCGTTCAACACATCATTGTGTTCGAGAAAAAGAAATAGAATCTCGTGAACCGGGCAAATGAGGAGTCCGCTGCGACGGTATGTTGCTGGAACGATTTCGTGATGATTCCGAAATCGTTCCAACTCAACGCGTCAAGCTGAGGTACCAATCACTTCGGAAGTTCGTGATTCCGCTCGATCGGCACACCGATCATGCTGCCGCTGAAGACCATTTTGTCTTCAACCCAGCCTTGGAAATCGAATTCCGATCGGCGACCTTTGCGGATTTTTGTCACGCGGCAAATGATGTCCAATCGGCATCCGGGAAAGACTGGCT
This portion of the Thalassoroseus pseudoceratinae genome encodes:
- a CDS encoding Gfo/Idh/MocA family protein gives rise to the protein MTDNAGQNSSPLLRAGMVGMGMIFDETYRPFFERAASDRLYDRRFGAIDCQLHSVATRTGSRAERYRKSAPAELASFQSFTGDNGVSEMIETGVDFACVATPDDRHYSAAKQVLESGKHLLVEKPSVLKLQELDDLVGLAQERGVLAKAVYHKLLDPDHKKLRTFVVDGVLNHVNTGYCTLLEPKQISGDQFSEWITGRNPGTYVAVHYIKLIDFTFGGRLKTITATGQKGIVAPKDSPTWDSVQMRMVYEYDDGREAAFDIHTSWVTPDNFPGYVEQEVQFRFDNGLWNGHSRKRGVECTVEDKTPFTVKNSINNHYNAPVVEPWGERSQRGYGVEVIERFAREVGYVEFGGSAENRTERLNEMRQLTYNDLSADRQTVAAVQALEAILEHHSAGEPDCVVRVNDAQGGLVLYRPGSSEVEVLYEPKV
- the leuB gene encoding 3-isopropylmalate dehydrogenase, which codes for MHAKIVLLPGDGIGPEIITQGQRVLETVAQKFGHQFDFASAMIGGCAIDETGDPLPEDTVKLCQDSAAILLGAVGGPKWDDPNAKTRPEKGLLGIRKALDLFANLRPIQCHPQLISASPLRQDIIDGTDILFVRELTGGIYFGDSGRSTTDGVESATQSMVYSVPEVERVVRIAGEAARKRRGKVTSVDKANVLEPSRLWRSVAERVMREEFPELEYEVVLVDAMAMHLLSRPRDFDVVVTGNMFGDILTDEASMLPGSLGLLPSASVGASGPGLYEPIHGSAPDIAGQNIANPLATILASAMLLRHSLELGEEATAIETAVSKVLDNGLRTRDIAAGGDAVSTTEMGEAVVNELNAA
- a CDS encoding GntR family transcriptional regulator: MTASDDASLVDDVYHQILLRIVHQDLPGGTELKSTRLAADMGVSRTPVVQALGRLAADGIVMQQRNHRAVVRENAENWLVELHELRLLLEPAAAARAATRIPDSVLEELEELANAISPDDDPSWMQKSREFDYAIHHAVAEYADNLPLCEAIRKCWSFKRLSYDAGQDTEETLRNGYVDHLHILKAFRLRNPDMAEAAMRWHLQHAASWGAGSRIV
- a CDS encoding class I SAM-dependent methyltransferase, which gives rise to MRFRHFLAITGCSLAFLVGPELVAADEKPTESASESRYETRLRHDPNGIGKFYMGREIARVMGWQAAPWLERPEREKEEKLSSLVKSLEIKPGMTVADIGAGSGVISAMMAKAVGENGTVLAVDIQDEMLSLLDKKMKARGIMNVTPVLGTEKDPNLKPNTVDLAFMVDVYHEFAFPYEMTAKLAKALKPGGRLVWVEYRKEDPKVRRMIKLVHTMTEAQVKKEASQPEFGLKWKETIDVLPVQHIIVFEKKK
- a CDS encoding aspartate aminotransferase family protein, whose translation is MTHSIEFPAEDRSNAARRIIARQEPPSLRTYTPSQAVLAKSAGVFHWTPEGRRLYDFTSGVLVANLGHNPRSWMKRFADYMGWKPEHLTGTSEESPSGQDDYFEAVTMTAYNAVTEVEANAVQRLLRSVQSFRGGRRLDTVAWAASGSEAVQKALWACLARDPDRDIILATRHGFHGKKGLAGAVTGSEQDADRDPRVKFISFPMQEIDDVSRRDEDLDLSEYEAELKSMWARYSERINCLITEPYLGGGGSYHPPAAYLHLLENFCRQHDIMLILDEVQANFGRTGSLYAFDKYGVEPDFVCLGKGLGNGVPVSAVVGRGDILNGMKYGATSDTWSANPIASAAVLATLDEFETTDVIKHSARLSEIFMTGLDRLKKTKLISKVRGEGMVFGIECAAVGEMDSHEVANAIVETCYLGSESDGIHLLGPLAGNVLRVSPPLTMTTAEAEESLVLMYRLIEKLAGRLLKPQEAADRI
- a CDS encoding sugar phosphate isomerase/epimerase family protein, with the protein product MSSRPQVILSAFADEAANHKTAIEQFVALSAIGLSYYSPRFLDVHGNGEVKHVVELNDDDLTTLKTLHDEFGMKVTSIGSRIGKVKLLDQEDGSHNKFVPFQEYLDGEVAATIRVAVALETKLIRGFSFYHPQGDDPAKYLDKATEQLTEIVNRCASEGLIYGLEIEPNLIGETGQLLEELHKRVNHDNMVLIFDGGNVAAQDKNPLTCYDEYTAMRDGLGWMHIKDYARDPGHTWMGDRDASVINEDKLKNFVPANIGDSGHEMVLRDLKRHLPALTERMQKLGVPGFFLEVEPHLKGGGQFGGFSGPDGTGVAVRALCEVLDYVGIDYKLRDFDDIRAARGF